The following are from one region of the Halarcobacter sp. genome:
- a CDS encoding ATP-binding cassette domain-containing protein — protein sequence MQQTVEIKHLKISTEDKTLVDICFNIKNSTALIGQSGSGKSLTLKSILNLLPSNLNLKFDYNSPFELNSKNIGFIPQNPFTSLSPMTKIKNQFFCKNEKKEELFNLVGLDTKFLNRFPSELSGGQLQRVVIAIALSNEIKFLLLDEPTTALDENSKKTILELIYKLQKELNILTLFVTHDINSIKNICENIVIIKDGAIIEKGTTKDVLNNPQSTYTKELINSTFENKDFRE from the coding sequence ATGCAGCAAACTGTAGAGATAAAACATCTTAAAATCTCAACGGAAGATAAAACTCTAGTTGATATATGTTTTAATATAAAAAACTCTACAGCACTTATAGGGCAAAGTGGAAGTGGTAAATCTTTAACATTAAAGTCTATATTAAACCTACTTCCTTCCAATTTGAATTTAAAGTTTGATTACAATTCACCATTTGAACTAAATAGTAAAAATATAGGGTTTATTCCGCAAAATCCATTTACATCACTCTCTCCAATGACAAAAATTAAAAATCAATTTTTTTGTAAAAATGAGAAAAAAGAGGAACTATTTAATCTAGTAGGATTAGATACAAAATTTTTAAATAGATTTCCAAGTGAACTTAGTGGGGGACAACTACAAAGAGTAGTTATAGCTATTGCCCTTAGTAATGAAATAAAATTTTTACTTTTAGATGAACCAACAACAGCTTTAGATGAAAATTCAAAAAAAACAATCTTGGAACTAATATATAAGTTACAAAAAGAGTTAAATATTCTAACTCTTTTTGTAACTCATGATATAAATTCAATAAAAAATATTTGCGAAAATATCGTGATTATAAAAGATGGTGCGATTATTGAAAAAGGTACAACAAAAGATGTACTAAATAATCCTCAATCAACTTATACAAAAGAGCTTATAAACTCAACTTTCGAAAACAAAGATTTTAGGGAATAA
- a CDS encoding MqnA/MqnD/SBP family protein yields MIFAKIDFINLLPVHVYLKKRVQSSQVKSIINYKKSYPAKINKKFKKSKVDSAFISSIASRGEKKLDFGIIARKDVQSVILIPGKEKADYQSETSNALAKILNLNGEVLIGDKALKFFHENPDVEVIDLALEWKKKFNLPFVFATLCYRKNGNLLKKTMKNFHKRKVKIPQYILNEYSQRTKVSNKNILEYLKRIDYDITKKEKIALKKFLIFTKQKGFK; encoded by the coding sequence ATGATATTTGCAAAAATAGATTTTATAAATTTATTGCCTGTTCATGTTTATCTAAAAAAAAGAGTACAGTCAAGTCAAGTAAAATCAATAATAAATTATAAAAAATCATATCCAGCAAAAATAAATAAAAAATTTAAAAAAAGTAAAGTAGATTCTGCTTTTATATCTTCTATTGCATCAAGAGGAGAAAAAAAATTAGATTTTGGAATTATTGCAAGAAAAGATGTACAATCTGTAATTTTAATACCTGGAAAAGAGAAAGCTGATTATCAAAGTGAAACATCTAATGCTTTAGCAAAAATTTTAAATTTGAATGGAGAAGTTCTTATTGGTGACAAAGCACTAAAATTTTTCCATGAGAATCCAGATGTAGAGGTTATAGATTTAGCTTTAGAATGGAAAAAGAAATTTAACCTACCTTTTGTTTTTGCAACACTTTGTTATAGAAAAAATGGAAATCTTTTAAAAAAAACAATGAAAAATTTTCATAAAAGAAAAGTAAAAATACCCCAATATATTTTAAATGAATATTCTCAAAGAACAAAAGTATCAAACAAAAATATCCTTGAATATCTAAAAAGAATTGATTACGATATTACAAAAAAAGAAAAAATTGCATTAAAAAAATTTCTAATTTTTACTAAACAAAAAGGGTTTAAGTGA
- a CDS encoding diguanylate cyclase, giving the protein MSKRVLIIEDSKSVANTISLMIKEELGYHTTIGGSVKECAKLLLEFKGRFDVALLDLGLPDSNDGEIVDFVTKFNIPIVILTGSTLVEDKIKNKSKNIVDYVVKDGIYSFKYAISVIKRIINNEKAKVLLVDDSRTFLENTKELIERYRLTVFTATNGKEALNILKNNKDVKLILTDYYMPYMDGLELIRKVRKEYTKDELSIIVTSGVKDKNTASKFLKYGANDFLYKGFTSEELFVRINANIELLELFDELKNRANRDFLSKLFNRRYLFEYGNVLIKEAIHKNQKVFLALIDIDKFKSINDTYGHDIGDIVIKEVSDILQNHFNRGELVARLGGEEFCILFIDEDEKSIIDRLEILREEFQNKIFDIDKKKVNFTVSIGCSFKEDKDLDLMIKNSDELLYKAKEEGRNKVIYK; this is encoded by the coding sequence ATGTCAAAAAGAGTATTAATAATTGAGGATAGTAAGTCAGTTGCAAACACAATAAGTTTAATGATAAAAGAGGAGCTTGGCTATCATACAACAATTGGTGGTTCTGTTAAAGAGTGTGCGAAACTTTTATTAGAATTTAAAGGTAGGTTTGATGTTGCTTTGTTAGATTTAGGCTTACCTGATTCTAATGATGGCGAAATTGTAGATTTTGTAACTAAGTTTAATATCCCAATTGTTATTTTAACCGGATCAACTTTAGTAGAAGACAAAATAAAAAATAAGAGTAAAAATATTGTTGATTATGTTGTTAAAGACGGAATTTATTCTTTTAAATATGCTATTTCTGTTATAAAAAGAATTATTAATAATGAGAAAGCGAAAGTACTTTTAGTTGATGATTCAAGAACTTTTTTAGAAAATACAAAAGAGTTAATAGAAAGATATAGACTAACAGTTTTTACCGCAACAAATGGAAAAGAAGCTTTAAACATATTAAAAAATAATAAAGATGTTAAATTGATTTTAACTGATTATTATATGCCTTATATGGATGGACTTGAACTTATAAGAAAAGTTAGAAAAGAGTATACAAAAGACGAATTATCCATAATTGTAACATCAGGTGTAAAAGATAAAAATACTGCTTCAAAATTTTTAAAATACGGTGCAAATGATTTTTTATATAAAGGATTTACCTCTGAAGAATTATTTGTTAGAATTAATGCAAATATAGAGCTATTAGAGTTATTTGATGAGTTAAAAAATAGAGCTAATAGAGATTTTTTAAGTAAATTATTTAATAGAAGATATCTTTTTGAGTACGGGAATGTTCTTATAAAAGAAGCAATACATAAAAATCAGAAAGTTTTCTTAGCTTTGATTGATATAGATAAATTTAAATCAATAAATGATACCTATGGTCATGATATAGGAGATATAGTTATAAAAGAAGTATCTGATATTTTACAAAATCATTTTAACCGTGGAGAACTAGTAGCTAGATTAGGTGGAGAAGAGTTTTGTATTTTATTTATAGATGAAGATGAAAAATCTATAATTGATAGGTTAGAGATTTTAAGAGAAGAGTTTCAAAATAAAATATTTGATATTGATAAGAAAAAGGTTAACTTTACTGTATCAATTGGCTGCTCTTTTAAAGAAGATAAAGATTTAGACCTAATGATAAAAAACTCAGATGAACTTCTTTACAAAGCAAAAGAAGAGGGAAGAAATAAGGTGATATATAAATGA
- the gpmI gene encoding 2,3-bisphosphoglycerate-independent phosphoglycerate mutase, which translates to MSKKAILVITDGIGFNESESYNAFVNAKTPTYDYLFKNIPYSLIHTYGKYVGLPDGQMGNSEVGHMTIGSGRVLYQDLVKINMAIENDTLKDNEIIKSTIDSSNNIHLIGLLSDGGVHSHIEHIIALAKIAKTNNKKVFIHAITDGRDVAPNCAAKYIKQILDICDEDIILATIAGRYYSMDRDSRWERVQKGYDAIAFAQPKTSNNPLDFIEDSYKEEIFDEFLVPTAFEGYEGLAQNDGIIFCNFRSDRMREISNAIANKDFNEFNRFEEKLNIATMTQYDKNLPLPVIFPKETPKNTLAEVISDAGLTQLHTAETEKYAHVTFFFNGGVEEPVLNESRVLIPSPKVATYDLKPEMSAPEVGVEVLKAMDADTDFIVVNFANGDMVGHTGVYEAGIKAVEAVDKEIGLIIEKAKKKNYSLILTSDHGNCEMMKDTEGKTLTNHTVGDVFCFVMAENVSEVKEGSLNNIAPTVLKLMGVEKPDEMDEALV; encoded by the coding sequence ATGAGCAAAAAAGCAATCTTAGTAATTACCGATGGGATAGGGTTTAATGAATCAGAAAGTTATAATGCTTTTGTAAACGCAAAAACTCCTACATACGATTATCTATTTAAAAATATCCCTTATTCTTTAATCCATACTTATGGTAAATATGTTGGTTTACCAGATGGACAAATGGGAAATTCAGAAGTTGGTCATATGACAATTGGTAGTGGTAGAGTACTATACCAAGACTTAGTAAAAATAAATATGGCTATTGAAAATGATACATTAAAAGATAATGAAATTATAAAATCAACAATAGATAGTTCTAATAATATTCATTTAATTGGTCTTCTAAGTGATGGTGGAGTTCACTCTCATATAGAACATATAATAGCTCTTGCAAAAATTGCAAAAACAAATAATAAAAAAGTTTTTATCCATGCTATAACTGATGGTAGAGATGTAGCACCTAACTGCGCAGCAAAATATATTAAACAAATTTTAGATATTTGTGATGAGGATATAATCTTAGCAACAATTGCAGGAAGATATTACTCTATGGATAGAGATTCAAGATGGGAAAGAGTACAAAAAGGTTATGATGCAATAGCTTTCGCACAACCAAAAACTTCAAATAATCCATTGGACTTTATAGAAGATTCATATAAAGAAGAGATTTTTGATGAATTCTTAGTACCAACTGCTTTTGAAGGATATGAAGGTTTGGCACAAAATGACGGAATAATATTTTGTAACTTTAGAAGTGACAGAATGAGAGAGATCTCTAATGCAATAGCAAATAAAGATTTTAATGAGTTCAATAGATTTGAAGAAAAACTAAATATCGCAACAATGACACAATATGATAAGAATCTTCCCCTACCAGTAATTTTTCCAAAAGAAACACCTAAAAATACTTTAGCAGAAGTTATATCAGATGCAGGATTAACACAACTTCATACAGCTGAAACTGAAAAATATGCCCATGTGACTTTTTTCTTTAATGGTGGAGTTGAAGAACCAGTATTAAATGAAAGTAGAGTTTTAATCCCTTCTCCAAAAGTAGCAACTTATGATTTAAAACCAGAAATGAGTGCTCCTGAAGTTGGTGTTGAAGTATTAAAAGCAATGGATGCGGATACAGATTTTATTGTTGTTAACTTTGCAAATGGTGATATGGTTGGACACACTGGTGTTTACGAAGCAGGTATTAAAGCAGTTGAAGCTGTAGATAAAGAGATTGGTTTAATTATAGAAAAAGCTAAAAAGAAAAATTACAGTTTAATATTAACAAGCGACCATGGTAACTGTGAAATGATGAAAGATACAGAAGGAAAAACTCTAACTAATCATACAGTAGGAGATGTATTTTGTTTTGTAATGGCAGAAAATGTATCTGAAGTTAAAGAGGGAAGCTTAAATAACATAGCACCAACTGTACTTAAACTTATGGGTGTAGAAAAACCTGATGAAATGGATGAGGCTTTAGTTTAA
- the glnA gene encoding type I glutamate--ammonia ligase → MGKFVNNTEEFFKYCEENEVKFVDLRFTDMKGMWHHLTYMLSAVNEDNLKNGMPFDGSSVDAWQPINKSDMILKPDVETAFLDPFTADSTIILFCDVYDIYKGELYEKCPRSIAKKALGHLSESGLGDVAYFGPENEFFIFDDVKIIDDINESYYRVDSEEGCWSDATDYETGNMGHRPRTKGGYFPVQPTDSMVDLRAEMMQILEQVGLEVTLGHHEVAQAQGEIGVVFGDLIEAADNVQKYKYVCKMVAHLNGKSCTFMPKPLFGDNGNGMHVHQSIWKEGKNLFYSEGEYGNLSETARHYVGGVFKHARAVAAFTNASTNSYKRLIPGFEAPSILTYSSQNRSASCRIPYGAGEKATRVEMRFPDSTACPYLAFAAMLMAGLDGIKNKYEPVGPMDDDLFELSLDEIRERKIPQMPHTLRGSLEALIRDNDFLKPVFSQEMIDTYQHYKFETQVWPDEARPTAFEFKSTYSC, encoded by the coding sequence ATGGGTAAATTTGTAAACAATACTGAAGAGTTTTTCAAATATTGTGAAGAAAACGAAGTTAAGTTTGTAGATCTTAGATTTACAGATATGAAAGGTATGTGGCATCACCTTACTTATATGTTAAGTGCAGTTAATGAAGACAATTTAAAAAATGGTATGCCATTTGATGGTTCTTCTGTTGATGCGTGGCAACCAATTAATAAATCAGATATGATATTAAAGCCAGATGTTGAGACTGCATTCTTAGATCCATTTACAGCTGATTCTACAATTATTCTTTTTTGTGATGTATATGATATCTATAAAGGTGAATTATATGAAAAATGTCCAAGATCTATTGCTAAAAAAGCATTAGGACACTTATCTGAATCTGGATTAGGTGATGTAGCTTATTTCGGACCTGAAAATGAATTCTTTATCTTTGATGATGTAAAAATTATTGATGATATTAACGAGTCTTACTATAGAGTTGATTCTGAAGAGGGTTGTTGGTCAGATGCTACTGATTATGAAACTGGAAACATGGGACACAGACCTAGAACTAAAGGTGGATATTTCCCAGTTCAACCAACAGATTCAATGGTAGACTTAAGAGCAGAAATGATGCAAATCTTAGAGCAAGTTGGATTAGAAGTAACACTTGGACACCACGAAGTTGCACAAGCACAAGGTGAAATCGGTGTTGTATTCGGTGACTTAATTGAAGCTGCTGACAATGTTCAAAAATATAAATATGTTTGTAAAATGGTTGCTCACCTTAACGGTAAATCTTGTACATTCATGCCAAAACCATTATTCGGTGATAACGGAAACGGTATGCACGTTCACCAATCAATTTGGAAAGAGGGTAAAAACTTATTCTACTCTGAAGGTGAATATGGTAACTTAAGTGAAACTGCTAGACATTATGTTGGTGGTGTTTTCAAACACGCTAGAGCTGTTGCAGCATTTACTAATGCATCAACTAACTCTTACAAAAGATTAATCCCAGGATTCGAAGCTCCTTCAATCTTAACTTATTCTTCACAAAACAGATCAGCATCTTGTAGAATTCCTTACGGAGCTGGTGAAAAAGCAACTAGAGTTGAAATGAGATTCCCAGATTCAACTGCTTGCCCATACTTAGCATTCGCAGCAATGTTAATGGCTGGATTAGATGGTATTAAAAATAAATATGAGCCAGTAGGTCCAATGGATGACGATTTATTCGAATTATCATTAGACGAAATTAGAGAGAGAAAAATCCCTCAAATGCCTCATACTTTAAGAGGTTCATTAGAAGCTTTAATTAGAGATAATGATTTCTTAAAACCTGTATTCTCTCAAGAAATGATTGATACATACCAACACTACAAATTTGAAACTCAAGTTTGGCCAGACGAAGCAAGACCAACTGCATTTGAATTCAAATCAACTTATTCTTGCTAG
- the hisJ gene encoding histidinol-phosphatase HisJ, translating into MRVDLHNHTPLCNHANGSMEEFVQKAIELNIDVYGFSDHAPMPFDPKYRMDISQKDEYENSIDFLKDKYKNKIEILKAYEVDFMQNSSLMLDEVLSTNVDYLIGSVHFIQESNNNLWGFDNPEFIGKYKEKNIDEIWTDYFEAIKQLAKSKLFDIVGHLDLIKVFKYLPNKDIKILAKDTLQEIKKSNMVIEINAAGFRKPISEAYPSKELLELAFELDIPITFSSDAHEIEQIGFMYDEVTKIAREIGYNKCAIFRERERELVNF; encoded by the coding sequence ATGAGAGTAGATTTACATAATCATACACCCTTGTGTAATCATGCAAATGGAAGTATGGAAGAGTTTGTACAAAAAGCGATTGAATTAAATATAGATGTATATGGTTTTTCAGACCATGCCCCAATGCCTTTTGATCCAAAATATAGAATGGATATATCTCAAAAAGATGAATATGAAAATAGTATAGATTTTTTAAAAGATAAATATAAAAATAAAATCGAAATACTTAAAGCTTATGAAGTTGATTTTATGCAAAATAGCTCTTTAATGCTTGATGAGGTATTGAGCACAAATGTAGATTATTTAATTGGTTCTGTACATTTTATACAGGAGTCAAATAATAATTTATGGGGCTTTGATAATCCTGAGTTTATAGGAAAATATAAAGAAAAAAATATTGATGAGATTTGGACTGATTATTTTGAAGCCATAAAGCAACTTGCAAAAAGTAAACTTTTTGACATAGTGGGACATTTAGATTTGATTAAAGTGTTTAAATATTTACCCAATAAAGATATAAAAATATTGGCGAAAGATACTTTACAAGAGATAAAAAAATCAAATATGGTTATTGAAATCAATGCAGCAGGTTTTAGAAAACCAATATCAGAAGCTTATCCTTCAAAAGAGTTATTAGAATTAGCTTTTGAACTTGATATACCAATTACATTCTCTTCTGATGCACATGAAATTGAACAAATTGGCTTTATGTATGATGAGGTTACAAAAATTGCAAGGGAAATTGGATATAATAAATGTGCAATTTTTAGAGAAAGAGAAAGGGAACTAGTTAATTTTTAA
- a CDS encoding PBP1A family penicillin-binding protein, with amino-acid sequence MIKYIFTFILLVGIAVTGWLLSLYNDIRSDIDKVVNYNPQKTTQFFDKDGNLIANIFKKEHRLYVNYDDIPARVVEALVAIEDTHFFEHHGINPDAISRAMIKNIKAMGYVEGASTLTQQLIKSVVLSREKKLMRKIKEALLAIRLETILTKEEILERYLNQVYFGHSYYGIRTAAQGYFRKDLFELNLKEIAILVGLPKAPSFYDPTKNLKFALTRANQVINRMHTLGWINEEEYNSSINYIPEVYNDTLTKNQAPYIVDYAIKLLHNDIDDIRSGGYKINLTIDLDAQRIAREALTYGYNRIIDRDKKLQKNPVNNVIEKGEEKVPVEEGYFVDTLNGALVSIENNTGKILALVGGVDYTESSFNRAVQSKRQPGSAAKPFLYQTALDLGYSPASQLVDIGRTYEYEIDGEEKKWQPKNYGGKFKGIITLRESLTKSRNLATINLVTDVGINEMYKGLENFGITGMPRDLSITLGSFSISPLDLSKAYSSFSNDGIQVTPYMINSITNSKGETISFEPETKYVDSPEQIFLMKTILKDVVQKGTGRRAKVKGLELAGKTGTTNNNVDAWFCGFSPTIQTIVWFGKDNNAPMRRSEGGGTTAAPSFSYFYDKYLEIHPEIQREFTMPDNVKTSFVNGHKEYYTETSPLPKVQMPVVNESSSGEVIEF; translated from the coding sequence ATGATTAAATATATTTTTACATTTATACTATTAGTTGGTATTGCAGTTACAGGATGGCTATTAAGTTTATACAATGATATTAGAAGTGATATAGATAAAGTAGTTAATTACAACCCACAAAAAACAACTCAATTTTTTGACAAAGATGGGAACTTAATTGCTAATATATTTAAAAAAGAGCATAGATTATATGTAAACTATGATGATATCCCAGCAAGAGTAGTAGAAGCACTTGTAGCTATTGAAGATACACACTTTTTTGAACACCATGGAATAAATCCTGATGCAATTAGTAGAGCAATGATTAAAAATATTAAAGCAATGGGGTATGTTGAGGGAGCTAGTACTCTAACTCAACAATTAATAAAAAGTGTTGTTTTAAGTAGAGAAAAAAAATTAATGAGAAAAATCAAAGAGGCTTTACTTGCAATTAGACTTGAAACTATTTTAACAAAAGAAGAGATTCTTGAAAGATATTTAAATCAAGTTTATTTTGGTCACAGCTATTATGGTATTCGTACAGCGGCACAAGGATATTTTAGAAAAGATCTATTTGAATTAAATTTAAAAGAGATTGCAATATTAGTTGGACTTCCAAAAGCTCCAAGTTTTTATGACCCAACAAAAAATTTAAAATTTGCCCTAACAAGAGCAAATCAAGTTATAAACAGAATGCATACTTTAGGTTGGATAAATGAAGAGGAATATAATAGTTCAATAAACTATATTCCAGAAGTTTATAATGATACTTTAACAAAAAATCAAGCTCCATATATTGTTGATTATGCAATAAAATTATTACACAATGATATAGATGATATAAGATCAGGTGGATATAAAATTAATCTTACAATTGATTTAGATGCTCAAAGAATTGCAAGGGAAGCATTAACTTATGGATATAATAGAATTATTGATAGAGATAAAAAACTGCAAAAAAATCCAGTAAATAATGTAATAGAAAAAGGTGAAGAGAAAGTTCCTGTTGAAGAAGGGTATTTTGTTGATACTCTTAATGGAGCATTAGTTTCAATTGAAAATAATACAGGTAAAATTTTGGCATTAGTTGGTGGAGTTGATTATACAGAATCATCATTTAATAGAGCAGTACAAAGTAAAAGACAGCCAGGATCTGCGGCAAAACCATTTCTTTATCAAACAGCTTTAGATTTAGGATATTCTCCTGCTTCTCAACTTGTAGATATTGGAAGAACTTATGAATATGAAATTGATGGGGAAGAGAAAAAATGGCAACCAAAAAATTATGGAGGAAAATTTAAAGGTATTATCACATTAAGAGAGTCATTAACTAAATCTAGAAATCTTGCTACTATTAATCTAGTTACAGATGTTGGTATTAATGAGATGTATAAAGGCCTTGAAAATTTTGGAATTACAGGTATGCCTAGAGATTTATCAATTACATTAGGTTCTTTTTCAATCTCTCCTCTTGATTTAAGTAAAGCTTATAGTTCATTCTCAAATGATGGGATTCAAGTTACTCCATATATGATAAATTCAATTACAAATAGTAAAGGTGAAACAATAAGTTTTGAACCTGAAACAAAATATGTAGATTCTCCTGAACAAATTTTTCTTATGAAAACAATCTTAAAAGATGTAGTTCAAAAAGGAACAGGAAGAAGAGCAAAAGTAAAAGGACTTGAATTAGCAGGTAAAACAGGAACAACAAATAATAATGTTGATGCATGGTTTTGTGGATTTTCTCCAACTATACAAACAATAGTTTGGTTTGGAAAAGATAATAATGCACCTATGAGAAGAAGTGAAGGTGGAGGTACAACAGCAGCTCCTTCATTTTCTTATTTTTATGATAAATATTTAGAGATTCATCCTGAAATCCAAAGAGAATTTACTATGCCTGACAATGTTAAAACATCATTTGTAAATGGTCATAAAGAGTATTATACTGAAACATCTCCTTTACCAAAAGTTCAAATGCCCGTTGTAAATGAATCTTCATCTGGTGAAGTAATAGAGTTCTAA
- a CDS encoding undecaprenyl-diphosphate phosphatase gives MTALDSVFLGIIEGITEFLPISSTGHLIVASEYLGIDQTNVNKAYEVIIQFAAILAVILNYPSKFTFKHIDLWTKIFIAFLPIATIGFLFSKQVKELFSLEIVAIMFIIGGIVFLIVEKYYDESKHITSDVEDVTYKQSLYIGLAQIFALIPGTSRAGSSIIGAMLVGLNRKASAEFSFLLAFPVMCATTGYDLLKHHDELLVGTNFTNLLIGFVISFIVAYLTIKLFLKFLEKFTFVAFGIYRILFGIILLLITY, from the coding sequence GTGACAGCTCTTGATTCAGTTTTTCTTGGTATTATAGAAGGAATTACAGAATTTCTTCCAATCTCTTCAACAGGGCATTTAATTGTCGCAAGTGAATATTTAGGTATTGATCAAACAAATGTGAATAAAGCTTATGAGGTAATTATTCAATTTGCAGCAATACTTGCAGTTATATTAAATTATCCAAGCAAATTCACCTTTAAACATATTGATTTATGGACTAAAATCTTTATTGCATTTTTACCAATTGCAACTATCGGATTTTTATTTTCAAAACAAGTAAAAGAGTTGTTTTCACTTGAAATAGTTGCAATTATGTTTATAATTGGCGGGATTGTATTTTTAATTGTAGAGAAATATTATGATGAATCAAAACATATTACAAGTGATGTGGAAGATGTTACATATAAACAATCACTATATATCGGTCTTGCACAAATCTTTGCTTTAATCCCAGGCACATCTAGAGCTGGTTCGTCTATTATTGGAGCTATGCTAGTAGGCTTAAATAGAAAAGCTAGTGCTGAGTTTTCATTTCTTTTGGCTTTTCCTGTAATGTGTGCAACAACGGGATATGATTTGTTAAAACATCATGATGAATTATTAGTAGGAACAAACTTCACTAATCTTTTAATAGGATTTGTAATCTCTTTTATAGTTGCTTACTTAACTATAAAACTATTTTTAAAATTCTTAGAGAAGTTTACCTTTGTTGCATTTGGTATCTATAGAATTCTTTTTGGAATAATTCTACTTTTGATTACTTATTAA
- a CDS encoding MoaD/ThiS family protein: MVKIEFLGPINKEAMSLDIKNLNELSEILKNDTEISTWLENCAVAVNDTLVGSKDIELNDGDRVSLLPPVCGG, translated from the coding sequence ATGGTTAAAATTGAATTTTTAGGTCCTATTAATAAAGAAGCAATGAGTCTTGATATAAAAAATTTAAATGAATTAAGTGAGATATTAAAAAATGACACTGAAATATCTACTTGGTTAGAAAACTGTGCAGTAGCAGTTAACGATACACTTGTTGGTTCAAAAGATATAGAATTAAATGATGGAGATAGAGTCTCTTTATTACCTCCTGTTTGTGGTGGATGA
- a CDS encoding molybdenum cofactor biosynthesis protein MoaE, with amino-acid sequence MSIDNRLQLFDGSLPVEQITNEWYSEFKDSNYGAVITFIGVVRDENKIDGLSFDIYEPILKKWFEAWQEKAKEKNAVVLMAHSRGDVFNHESSYIAGVCSPKRRVALEMIDEFVEDFKASAPIWKYDILNGKRVYAEDRSTPIQGAGILK; translated from the coding sequence ATGAGTATAGATAATAGATTACAACTTTTTGATGGTTCTTTACCAGTAGAGCAAATAACAAATGAATGGTATAGTGAATTTAAAGATTCAAATTATGGTGCAGTTATAACATTTATAGGGGTTGTAAGAGATGAGAATAAAATTGATGGATTAAGTTTTGATATATATGAACCAATCTTAAAAAAGTGGTTTGAAGCATGGCAAGAAAAAGCAAAAGAGAAAAATGCTGTTGTTCTTATGGCACATAGCCGTGGAGATGTTTTTAATCATGAAAGTTCATATATAGCAGGAGTTTGCAGTCCTAAAAGAAGAGTTGCATTAGAGATGATAGATGAATTTGTAGAAGATTTTAAAGCTTCTGCTCCTATTTGGAAATATGATATTTTAAATGGGAAAAGAGTATATGCAGAAGATAGAAGTACTCCAATACAGGGAGCAGGTATATTAAAGTAA